One Spinacia oleracea cultivar Varoflay chromosome 4, BTI_SOV_V1, whole genome shotgun sequence DNA segment encodes these proteins:
- the LOC110775861 gene encoding MMS19 nucleotide excision repair protein homolog isoform X1, with amino-acid sequence MEPNKSLVQQIESFVDSSTTPAQQIASVNSIASLLKNDSITMEFLVKEMELYLTTTDPILRARGILLLAEVLGHLQQKPLDRATIHTLVGFFSERLADWRALRGALVGCLALVRRKINAGVIIRSDAKMLAQSFLENLQVQSLGLHDRKLSFELLDGLLDRYPETISALGDHVVYGVCEAIEGEKDPQCLMHVFHVVEGLAQIFPDPSGPVANFAEDFFDIIGRYFPIHYTHSEDVDISRDDLSRALMMAFSASPFFEPFAIPLLLEKLSSNLPLAKIDSLKYLSCCTVKYGPERTAKHAEAIWSSLKATLCNFPRDDISSSASDLSNGMDFEENEITEEALGLLQKVASQQNTSFLNLVLEDKDIISLVKSFTAAGSSVSVSPKSKQELCFVGRLFSVLAKASTSSCNMVFDSLFLRLLENLGVAASTSSKDVLVIESNSPCQKLNSGVLYLCIEILGACRELAVASTELPSSFNFIDDAWCQTLVGCSSSLMKALISDLVPISNEMYREIDISSLKVKGLQILATFPGDTAPVSKSLFENIVTTLISIVTNNFNVTALWKASVNALAEIGTFLNDSSYSEKSLSYMSTAVERMIVLISLDDSTMPYSLLLEALSKISASGYTYLSRIAQELQEVMSAKFTKLYVDGDVKIREELVQLLDCYSKNLWSDLLQGTESVPLRLAIDIWDQSEAAMGSNFCVEGELLDATKMALKLAVAVLSEENQLRIVAKAFEVISSNLSFSPNFVPSKLEKLQTSEDTDGFTSKDEWLISLFASVIIALRPKTQIYNIKAVFESLLMAFLKGHMTSAQALGSIFNKMPLKNENMHDSSYFYLDDALTLVLERSLGSCSDHFLSSSSEMYGSDELCPSVAVCAPPQVHCISGLAWIGKGLLMRGHEKLKDITMVFLRCLVEIEALAENRGWSDREEMCPSLAKSAADAFHVLMGDSEDCLNKTFHATARPLYKQRFFSTVMPILLSDVKKTHSPTVRSMLYRAIGHVICNTPLAAVLSEIKKLLPVLLDVISVLSEDILSKDMIYNLLLVLSGLLMYKGGQDIAVENARIIVNCLTGLVSYPHKMLVRETAIQCLVAVSGLPHTRIYPMRLQVLSALSKVLDDPKRNVRQEAVRCRQAWSSIA; translated from the exons ATGGAGCCAAATAAATCATTGGTGCAGCAAATCGAATCCTTTGTTGATTCATCAACCACTCCTGCTCAACAG ATTGCTAGTGTTAATTCAATTGCTTCTCTCTTGAAGAATGACTCAATTACAATGGAATTTTTG GTAAAGGAAATGGAGCTGTATTTGACCACCACTGACCCTATTCTTCGTGCAAGAG GTATACTTCTCCTTGCAGAAGTGCTTGGGCATCTTCAACAGAAGCCGTTAGATAGAGCTACTATTCACACCTTAGTAGGATTCTTCAGTGAGAGACTG GCAGACTGGAGAGCATTACGCGGTGCACTTGTTGGCTGTTTGGCCCTTGTAAGAAGAAAAATCAATGCAGGAGTGATCATTAGAAGTGATGCTAAGATGTTAGCCCAGTCTTTTTTGGAGAACTTACAGGTGCAATCTCTGGGACTACATGACAGGAAG CTGAGCTTTGAACTTCTAGATGGCCTTCTAGACCGTTACCCAGAAACGATTTCCGCACTG GGTGATCACGTTGTTTATGGTGTTTGTGAAGCCATCGAAGGAGAAAAAGATCCTCAGTGTTTGATGCATGTTTTCCATGTTGTGGAGGGTCTGGCACAAATTTTTCCGGATCCTTCTGGACCTGTGGCAAATTTTGCTGAGGACTTTTTTGATATTATAGGCCGTTATTTTCCTATCCACTACACGCAT AGTGAAGATGTTGATATCAGCAGAGATGACCTCTCAAGGGCTTTGATG ATGGCGTTTTCTGCTTCACCCTTTTTTGAGCCATTTGCTATTCCCTTGCTTCTGGAGAAACTTTCCTCAAATCTGCCTCTAGCAAAG ATAGATTCACTTAAATATCTAAGCTGTTGCACTGTGAAGTACGGGCCTGAAAGAACAGCAAAACATGCTGAAGCTATATGGAGTTCTCTAAAAGCTACTCTTTGTAATTTTCCTAGAGATGATATTTCTTCCTCTGCTTCAGATTTATCAAATGGTATGGACTTTGAAGAGAACGAAATTACAGAAGAAGCTCTAGGTCTTCTCCAAAAGGTTGCCTCACAACAGAACACAAGCTTCCTGAACTTAGTTCTTGAAGATAAGGATATAATCAGCCTTGTCAAGTCGTTTACTGCTGCTGGAAGTTCCGTTTCTGTTTCGCCAAAGAGCAAGCAGGAACTTTGTTTTGTTGGTCGTCTTTTCTCTGTTTTGGCAAAAGCATCTACTTCTTCGTGCAATATGGTGTTTGATTCCCTCTTCCTCCGTTTGTTGGAAAATCTTGGGGTTGCAGCAAGTACTTCTTCGAAAGATGTTCTAGTTATAGAATCTAATTCCCCTTGCCAGAAATTGAATTCTGGTGTTCTTTATCTTTGCATTGAAATCCTTGGTGCATGCAGAGAGTTAGCTGTTGCTTCAACTGAACTTCCttcaagttttaattttatcgATGATGCGTGGTGCCAGACTCTTGTTGGATGTTCTAGTTCATTGATGAAGGCATTGATTTCTGATCTGGTACCAATTTCGAATGAAATGTATCGTGAAATAGATATTTCCTCTTTAAAAG TAAAGGGTCTTCAGATTCTGGCTACATTCCCTGGTGATACTGCTCCAGTGTCAAAATCATTATTTGAGAACATTGTTACTACGTTGATATCAATTGtcactaataattttaatgtgACTGCATTATGGAAAGCATCAGTAAATGCACTAGCAGAAATTGGTACGTTTCTGAATGATTCCTCTTATTCTGAGAAGTCGCTGAGCTACATGTCTACCGCTGTTGAGAGGATGATTGTGTTGATCTCGCTGGATGATTCCACAATGCCTTATTCTCTACTTCTAGAAGCACTGTCTAAAATTAGTGCTAGCGGGTATACGTATTTATCAAGAATTGCTCAAGAGTTGCAAGAAGTCATGTCTGCCAAGTTCACTAAACTTTAT GTTGACGGAGATGTGAAAATAAGAGAGGAACTGGTGCAGCTTTTGGATTGCTACTCTAAGAACCTATG GTCCGACTTGCTTCAGGGCACTGAAAGTGTGCCATTGCGCCTAGCCATTGATATTTGGGATCAAAGTGAAGCGGCCATGGGAAGCAACTTTTGTGTTGAAGGAGAG CTTCTCGATGCAACAAAGATGGCCCTAAAGCTAGCTGTTGCAGTGTTGTCTGAGGAAAATCAGTTGCGAATCGTTGCGAAAGCTTTTGAAGTGATCTCATCCAATTTATCTTTCTCACCCAATTTTGTGCCTTCCAAGTTAGAAAAGTTGCAAACATCAGAAGATACAGATGGTTTCACAAGTAAAGATGAGTGGCTTATATCACTGTTTGCATCTGTAATTATTGCCCTTCGCCCTAAGACACAGATTTATAACATCAAAGCTGTTTTTGAGTCATTGCTGATGGCTTTCTTAAAGGGTCATATGACATCGGCTCAAGCATTGGGTTCAATCTTCAATAAAATGCCTCTGAAAAACGAGAACATGCATGACTCTAGCTACTTTTACTTGGATGATGCTCTGACATTGGTTTTAGAAAGGAGCTTGGGAAGTTGCAGTGACCATTTTCTTTCAAGTAGTTCTGAGATGTATGGATCTGATGAGCTTTGTCCAAGTGTAGCTGTTTGTGCGCCGCCTCAAGTCCATTGTATCTCTGGGCTTGCATGGATTGGGAAAGGGCTCCTAATGAGGGGGCACGAAAAGTTAAAAGATATAACTATGGTTTTCTTGAGATGTTTAGTTGAAATAGAAGCCTTAGCTGAAAATAGAGGTTGGTCAGACAGAGAGGAGATGTGCCCATCTTTGGCAAAGTCTGCAGCAGATGCATTTCATGTTCTTATGGGTGATTCTGAGGATTGTTTGAATAAAACATTTCATGCAACTGCAAGGCCACTTTACAAGCAGCGGTTTTTCTCTACCGTAATGCCAATTTTGCTGTCTGATGTGAAAAAGACCCATTCCCCTACAGTAAG ATCCATGCTTTACAGGGCAATTGGACATGTTATCTGTAATACACCTCTTGCAGCTGTCTTGTCAGAAATAAAGAAG CTGCTTCCTGTACTTTTAGATGTTATCTCTGTACTTAGTGAGGATATTCTCAGTAAAGACATGATCTACAATCTCTTGCTGGTCCTTTCTGGCCTTCTCATGTATAAAGGCG GACAAGACATAGCTGTGGAGAATGCCCGTATTATAGTAAACTGCTTGACTGGACTTGTCTCTTACCCCCATAAAATG CTTGTACGAGAAACAGCAATACAATGTCTTGTTGCTGTGTCAGGGTTGCCCCATACAAGAATCTATCCCATGCGCTTACAG GTGCTAAGTGCTTTATCCAAGGTTCTTGATGATCCAAAGAGGAACGTTCGCCAGGAAGCTGTCAGATGCCGGCAAGCGTG GTCTTCAATTGCATGa
- the LOC110775861 gene encoding MMS19 nucleotide excision repair protein homolog isoform X2 → MLAQSFLENLQVQSLGLHDRKLSFELLDGLLDRYPETISALGDHVVYGVCEAIEGEKDPQCLMHVFHVVEGLAQIFPDPSGPVANFAEDFFDIIGRYFPIHYTHSEDVDISRDDLSRALMMAFSASPFFEPFAIPLLLEKLSSNLPLAKIDSLKYLSCCTVKYGPERTAKHAEAIWSSLKATLCNFPRDDISSSASDLSNGMDFEENEITEEALGLLQKVASQQNTSFLNLVLEDKDIISLVKSFTAAGSSVSVSPKSKQELCFVGRLFSVLAKASTSSCNMVFDSLFLRLLENLGVAASTSSKDVLVIESNSPCQKLNSGVLYLCIEILGACRELAVASTELPSSFNFIDDAWCQTLVGCSSSLMKALISDLVPISNEMYREIDISSLKVKGLQILATFPGDTAPVSKSLFENIVTTLISIVTNNFNVTALWKASVNALAEIGTFLNDSSYSEKSLSYMSTAVERMIVLISLDDSTMPYSLLLEALSKISASGYTYLSRIAQELQEVMSAKFTKLYVDGDVKIREELVQLLDCYSKNLWSDLLQGTESVPLRLAIDIWDQSEAAMGSNFCVEGELLDATKMALKLAVAVLSEENQLRIVAKAFEVISSNLSFSPNFVPSKLEKLQTSEDTDGFTSKDEWLISLFASVIIALRPKTQIYNIKAVFESLLMAFLKGHMTSAQALGSIFNKMPLKNENMHDSSYFYLDDALTLVLERSLGSCSDHFLSSSSEMYGSDELCPSVAVCAPPQVHCISGLAWIGKGLLMRGHEKLKDITMVFLRCLVEIEALAENRGWSDREEMCPSLAKSAADAFHVLMGDSEDCLNKTFHATARPLYKQRFFSTVMPILLSDVKKTHSPTVRSMLYRAIGHVICNTPLAAVLSEIKKLLPVLLDVISVLSEDILSKDMIYNLLLVLSGLLMYKGGQDIAVENARIIVNCLTGLVSYPHKMLVRETAIQCLVAVSGLPHTRIYPMRLQVLSALSKVLDDPKRNVRQEAVRCRQAWSSIA, encoded by the exons ATGTTAGCCCAGTCTTTTTTGGAGAACTTACAGGTGCAATCTCTGGGACTACATGACAGGAAG CTGAGCTTTGAACTTCTAGATGGCCTTCTAGACCGTTACCCAGAAACGATTTCCGCACTG GGTGATCACGTTGTTTATGGTGTTTGTGAAGCCATCGAAGGAGAAAAAGATCCTCAGTGTTTGATGCATGTTTTCCATGTTGTGGAGGGTCTGGCACAAATTTTTCCGGATCCTTCTGGACCTGTGGCAAATTTTGCTGAGGACTTTTTTGATATTATAGGCCGTTATTTTCCTATCCACTACACGCAT AGTGAAGATGTTGATATCAGCAGAGATGACCTCTCAAGGGCTTTGATG ATGGCGTTTTCTGCTTCACCCTTTTTTGAGCCATTTGCTATTCCCTTGCTTCTGGAGAAACTTTCCTCAAATCTGCCTCTAGCAAAG ATAGATTCACTTAAATATCTAAGCTGTTGCACTGTGAAGTACGGGCCTGAAAGAACAGCAAAACATGCTGAAGCTATATGGAGTTCTCTAAAAGCTACTCTTTGTAATTTTCCTAGAGATGATATTTCTTCCTCTGCTTCAGATTTATCAAATGGTATGGACTTTGAAGAGAACGAAATTACAGAAGAAGCTCTAGGTCTTCTCCAAAAGGTTGCCTCACAACAGAACACAAGCTTCCTGAACTTAGTTCTTGAAGATAAGGATATAATCAGCCTTGTCAAGTCGTTTACTGCTGCTGGAAGTTCCGTTTCTGTTTCGCCAAAGAGCAAGCAGGAACTTTGTTTTGTTGGTCGTCTTTTCTCTGTTTTGGCAAAAGCATCTACTTCTTCGTGCAATATGGTGTTTGATTCCCTCTTCCTCCGTTTGTTGGAAAATCTTGGGGTTGCAGCAAGTACTTCTTCGAAAGATGTTCTAGTTATAGAATCTAATTCCCCTTGCCAGAAATTGAATTCTGGTGTTCTTTATCTTTGCATTGAAATCCTTGGTGCATGCAGAGAGTTAGCTGTTGCTTCAACTGAACTTCCttcaagttttaattttatcgATGATGCGTGGTGCCAGACTCTTGTTGGATGTTCTAGTTCATTGATGAAGGCATTGATTTCTGATCTGGTACCAATTTCGAATGAAATGTATCGTGAAATAGATATTTCCTCTTTAAAAG TAAAGGGTCTTCAGATTCTGGCTACATTCCCTGGTGATACTGCTCCAGTGTCAAAATCATTATTTGAGAACATTGTTACTACGTTGATATCAATTGtcactaataattttaatgtgACTGCATTATGGAAAGCATCAGTAAATGCACTAGCAGAAATTGGTACGTTTCTGAATGATTCCTCTTATTCTGAGAAGTCGCTGAGCTACATGTCTACCGCTGTTGAGAGGATGATTGTGTTGATCTCGCTGGATGATTCCACAATGCCTTATTCTCTACTTCTAGAAGCACTGTCTAAAATTAGTGCTAGCGGGTATACGTATTTATCAAGAATTGCTCAAGAGTTGCAAGAAGTCATGTCTGCCAAGTTCACTAAACTTTAT GTTGACGGAGATGTGAAAATAAGAGAGGAACTGGTGCAGCTTTTGGATTGCTACTCTAAGAACCTATG GTCCGACTTGCTTCAGGGCACTGAAAGTGTGCCATTGCGCCTAGCCATTGATATTTGGGATCAAAGTGAAGCGGCCATGGGAAGCAACTTTTGTGTTGAAGGAGAG CTTCTCGATGCAACAAAGATGGCCCTAAAGCTAGCTGTTGCAGTGTTGTCTGAGGAAAATCAGTTGCGAATCGTTGCGAAAGCTTTTGAAGTGATCTCATCCAATTTATCTTTCTCACCCAATTTTGTGCCTTCCAAGTTAGAAAAGTTGCAAACATCAGAAGATACAGATGGTTTCACAAGTAAAGATGAGTGGCTTATATCACTGTTTGCATCTGTAATTATTGCCCTTCGCCCTAAGACACAGATTTATAACATCAAAGCTGTTTTTGAGTCATTGCTGATGGCTTTCTTAAAGGGTCATATGACATCGGCTCAAGCATTGGGTTCAATCTTCAATAAAATGCCTCTGAAAAACGAGAACATGCATGACTCTAGCTACTTTTACTTGGATGATGCTCTGACATTGGTTTTAGAAAGGAGCTTGGGAAGTTGCAGTGACCATTTTCTTTCAAGTAGTTCTGAGATGTATGGATCTGATGAGCTTTGTCCAAGTGTAGCTGTTTGTGCGCCGCCTCAAGTCCATTGTATCTCTGGGCTTGCATGGATTGGGAAAGGGCTCCTAATGAGGGGGCACGAAAAGTTAAAAGATATAACTATGGTTTTCTTGAGATGTTTAGTTGAAATAGAAGCCTTAGCTGAAAATAGAGGTTGGTCAGACAGAGAGGAGATGTGCCCATCTTTGGCAAAGTCTGCAGCAGATGCATTTCATGTTCTTATGGGTGATTCTGAGGATTGTTTGAATAAAACATTTCATGCAACTGCAAGGCCACTTTACAAGCAGCGGTTTTTCTCTACCGTAATGCCAATTTTGCTGTCTGATGTGAAAAAGACCCATTCCCCTACAGTAAG ATCCATGCTTTACAGGGCAATTGGACATGTTATCTGTAATACACCTCTTGCAGCTGTCTTGTCAGAAATAAAGAAG CTGCTTCCTGTACTTTTAGATGTTATCTCTGTACTTAGTGAGGATATTCTCAGTAAAGACATGATCTACAATCTCTTGCTGGTCCTTTCTGGCCTTCTCATGTATAAAGGCG GACAAGACATAGCTGTGGAGAATGCCCGTATTATAGTAAACTGCTTGACTGGACTTGTCTCTTACCCCCATAAAATG CTTGTACGAGAAACAGCAATACAATGTCTTGTTGCTGTGTCAGGGTTGCCCCATACAAGAATCTATCCCATGCGCTTACAG GTGCTAAGTGCTTTATCCAAGGTTCTTGATGATCCAAAGAGGAACGTTCGCCAGGAAGCTGTCAGATGCCGGCAAGCGTG GTCTTCAATTGCATGa
- the LOC110775862 gene encoding protein PAF1 homolog, with translation MASYRPYPPPPQQPSFAPPQPAQNPLPPPPPRPQSHGSQYTQNWGSAPPYPQNYTQVPPNQNFQQSGYNSATHQYQPPPPPSQQQSQQYPFQPPPPPPDSSYAPPPPPPPSGGQNSGNVQQYYPSQYSQFSQQQPPLQPLQPPPPPPPPPPSSPPPSSSVPPPPPPLSSPPPPPSQNKDSGGERGRRERDRRVSKEGNHHISSRQQKPPVPPGPLKKANGASRRVETEEERRSRKKREMEKQKQEERHKQHLKEAQNRQKPPQVLPSAVKGGNVSISGSRIGEKRTAPVLGGDRDENPMKRQTAFMCRMKFRNELPDPSAQPKLMSLRREKDRFTRYTITSLEKMHKPKLYVEPDLGIPLDLLDLSVYNPPKERYPLAPEDEELLRDDEQVTPLKKDGIKRKERPSDQGLSWLVKTQYISPLSNDGTKQSLTEKQAKEQREMREGRSFLQNVNNRERQIQEIQASFEACKLRPVHSTNKNLKPLEVLPLLPYFDRLEDQFVVASFDGEPTADSELFSKMHESIRKDVESKAVMKSFTAAGFDPENPERFLGYMVPSTDELSKDIYDEDEDVSYSWVREYNWDVKGEDPDELSTYLVSFDEDAARYLPLPTKLVLRKRRAQEGRSSREDGEQFVQPGKLTVRRRETTSVIERKETVNDSYYRSESGPSRSSRPESDIEEEDQQHMDDQDAEDDQIGRYSGGEDYMSD, from the exons ATGGCTTCATACCGGCCATACCCTCCTCCGCCACAACAACCATCATTTGCACCTCCACAGCCTGCTCAAAACCCGCTTCCACCACCGCCCCCTCGACCCCAATCTCATGGGAGTCAGTATACACAGAATTGGGGTTCTGCACCTCCTTACCCTCAAAACTATACACAAGTGCCCCCCAAtcagaatttccaacaatcagGATATAATTCAGCTACTCACCAATACCAACCACCCCCACCACCATCCCAACAGCAATCACAACAATACCCTTTTCAGCCACCGCCGCCTCCACCTGATTCATCGTATGCTCCTCCCCCACCGCCGCCTCCTTCCGGTGGTCAAAACTCGGGGAATGTACAACAGTATTACCCTTCTCAATACTCTCAATTCAGTCAACAACAGCCTCCTTTACAGCCATTGCAACCACCCCCTCCTCCCCCACCCCCACCACCCTCTTCCCCGCCTCCCAGTTCATCTGTTCCTCCACCACCACCCCCTTTGTCATCACCCCCTCCACCACCTTCTCAGAATAAAGATAGTGGGGGAGAGAGAGGCAGGCGTGAGAGAGACAGAAGGGTTTCGAAAGAGGGAAATCACCACATATCTTCAAGGCAGCAGAAGCCTCCAGTTCCTCCTGGTCCTTTGAAAAAAGCCAATGGGGCTTCGAGGAGGGTTGAGACGGAAGAAGAAAGGAGGTCAAGGAAAAAGAGGGAAATGGAGAAGCAAAAGCAAGAAGAGAGACATAAACAGCACTTGAAAGAGGCCCAGAATCGGCAGAAGCCGCCTCAGGTTTTGCCTTCTGCAGTGAAAGGCGGTAATGTTTCGATTTCAGGGTCTAGGATTGGTGAGAAAAGGACTGCTCCAGTTTTAGGGGGCGACAGGGATGAAAACCCGATGAAGAGACAAACGGCATTTATGTGCAGGATGAA GTTCCGAAATGAATTGCCTGATCCATCTGCCCAGCCAAAGCTTATGTCTTTGAGAAGAGAGAAGGATAG ATTTACTCGGTATACTATCACCTCATTGGAGAAAATGCATAAACCAAAGTTATATGTAGAGCCTGATCTTGGCATTCCACTTGACCTCCTTGATCTCAGTGTTTACAA CCCTCCCAAAGAGAGGTATCCTCTTGCTCCAGAAGACGAGGAGTTGCTACGTGATGATGAGCAAGTGACCCCATTGAAGAAAGATGGAATTAAGAGAAAAGAGCGCCCCAGTGATCAAGGTCTATCTTGGCTTGTTAAGACGCAGTATATTTCTCCTCTTAGCAATGATGGGACCAAACAG TCCTTGACTGAAAAACAAGCAAAAGAACAGCGTGAAATGAGAGAAGGGCGTAGCTTTCTGCAAAATGTTAACAATAG GGAAAGACAAATTCAGGAAATTCAAGCATCATTTGAGGCTTGCAAATTACGCCCTGTACATTCTACCAATAAAAACTTGAAGCCTTTAGAGGTTCTACCATTGCTGCCGTACTTTGATCG TTTAGAAGATCAGTTTGTTGTCGCCAGTTTTGATGGAGAACCTACTGCTGACTCGGAGTTGTTCAGCAAAATGCATGAATCTATTCGCAAGGATGTTGAATCAAAG GCTGTAATGAAAAGTTTTACTGCAGCAGGATTTGATCCGGAGAATCCTGAACGATTTTTGGGATACATGGTCCCGTCTACAGATGAG CTATCAAAAGACATCTATGATGAAGATGAGGATGTCTCATACTCCTGGGTCCGAGAATATAATTGGGAT GTAAAAGGCGAAGACCCAGATGAACTGTCAACATACTTGGTGTCATTTGACGAAGATGCTGCTCGCTACTTG CCTCTTCCAACAAAACTTGTACTAAGAAAAAGGAGAGCGCAAGAAGGAAGGTCGTCCAGGGAAGATGGAGAGCAATTTGTTCAGCCAGGCAAGCTTACTGTCAGAAGAAGGGAAACCACCTCTGTCATCGAGAGGAAAGAAACAGTG AATGATTCCTACTATAGATCAGAATCAGGTCCATCGAGATCAAGCAGGCCGGAATCTGATATTGAAGAAGAGGATCAACAACATATGGATGACCAGGATGCTGAGGATGATCAAATAGGTCGTTATAGTGGAGGAGAAGACTATATGTCTGATTGA